In Camelina sativa cultivar DH55 chromosome 16, Cs, whole genome shotgun sequence, a single window of DNA contains:
- the LOC104750516 gene encoding protein CROWDED NUCLEI 1 isoform X2 produces MTTPLWQRWSTPTKARNPDSNGSRHGKGLDMVTPVSGRVSQIQFDDPRILPEKISELEKELFEYQHSMGLLLIEKKEWSSEYEKLQQDFEEASECLKRERNAHMVAIADVEKREEGLRKALGIEKQCSHDLEKALRELLSENAEIKFTADSKLTEANALVRSVEEKSLEVEAKLRAVDARLAEVSRKSSEVERKAKEVEARESSLQRERFSYIAEREAAEATLSKQREDLREWERKLQEGEERVAKSQMIVKQREDRANENDKIIKQKGKELEEAQKKIDAANLAVKKLEDDISLRIKDLALREQETDVLKKSIEKKARELQALQEKLEAREKMAVQQLIDEHQAKLDATQREFELEMEQKRKSVDDSLKSKVAEVEKREAEWKHMEEKVVKREQALDRKLEKHKEKEKDFDLRLKGINGREKVLKSEEKELETEKRKLLEDKEIILSRKAEVEKIRAENEVQLSEIHKEKEGLRVTEEERSEYHRLQAELKEQIEKCRSQQELLIKEAEDLKTQRESFEKEWEELDERKAKIENELKNITDQKEKLERDSHLEEERLIKEKQAAYENMQRELEALEVAKASFAETMEHERSVLSNKAESDRSQLLHEIEMRKRKLESDMQTKLEERERELQAKEKLFEEEKEHELNNINYLRDVARREMADMQNERDRIKKEKLEVDASKNYLEEQQTEIRKDVDDLVALTKKLKEQREQFISERSRFLSSMESNRNCNPCGELLSELVLPEIDNVEMPNMSKLANILDNEAPRQEEIRDISPTAAGLGLPVAGGTVSWFRKCTSKILKLSPIKMAEPSVTWNLADQEPQPTDQANLNSGPSTTPHAAANYSFDVEKSESETGTKEVEVSNVNSDGDQSNINSKAQEVAADSFSNQNVEGQSRMRGKAKARTRRTRSVKDVVGEAKAIYGESINLCEPNVSTENVDDSAKEIDGSTGEPGRADKATSMNGRKRGRVGSLRTCTTEQDGNESDGKSDSVTGGAHQRKRRQKVVSEQQGEVVGQRYNLRRPRRVTGETTLSKKNEETSGVQQDEVVYCAQTTATASLDVAVSDNGVSTNVVQHEATADSQDTDAGSPKKTCESEAMSEEDVNKTPQRVDSDGEDDESDAEHPGKVSIGKKLWTFLTT; encoded by the exons ATGACCACGCCTTTGTGGCAACGTTGGTCTACACCAACGAAAGCTAGGAATCCAGATTCGAACGGGTCTAGGCACGGAAAGGGTTTAGACATGGTGACCCCTGTTTCGGGTCGGGTTAGTCAGATCCAATTCGATGATCCAAGAATTTTGCCTGAGAAGATTTCAGAGCTTGAAAAAGAG cttTTTGAATACCAACACAGTATGGGTCTTCTTctgattgagaaaaaggagtGGAGTTCGGAATATGAAAAGCTTCAACAGGATTTTGAAGAGGCTAGTGAGTGTCTTAAGCGGGAACGTAATGCCCATATG GTTGCTATAGCAGATGTTGAGAAGAGGGAAGAAGGGTTGAGGAAAGCTTTGGGGATTGAGAAGCAATGTTCACATGAT CTGGAGAAGGCTCTGCGGGAACTACTCTCTGAAAACGCAGAGATCAAATTTACAGCTGACTCAAAGTTGACTGAGGCAAATGCATTGGTAAGAAGTGTCGAAGAAAAATCTCTTGAAGTTGAGGCAAAGCTGCGTGCTGTTGATGCAAGACTTGCTGAAGTTAGTAGAAAGAGCTCAGAGGTGGAGAGGAAGGCAAAGGAAGTGGAAGCTCGAGAAAGTTCTCTTCAAAGGGAGCGATTTTCCTACATTGCTGA ACGAGAAGCTGCCGAGGCAACTTTGTCAAAGCAGAGGGAGGACTTGCGTGAATGGGAAAGAAAGTtgcaagaaggagaagaaagggtTGCTAAATCTCAAATGATAGTAAAACAGAGAGAGGATAGGGCAAATGAAAACGATAAGATTATCAAGCAAAAGGGAAAAGAACTAGAAGAGGCACAAAAGAAGATCGATGCTGCTAACCTTGCTGTGAAGAAATTAGAAGATGATATCAGCTTGAGGATAAAAGATCTTGCTTTAAGGGAGCAA GAAACTGATGTGTTGAAGAAATCCATAGAGAAAAAAGCGCGAGAGCTACAAGCTCTGCAAGAGAAACTGGAAGCCAGAGAAAAG ATGGCAGTTCAACAACTAATTGATGAACACCAAGCTAAGTTGGATGCAACACAGCGTGAGTTTGAGTTGGAAATGGAACAGAAAAGAAAATCTGTTGATGACAGCTTGAAGAGCAAGGTTGCAGAAGTGGAAAAGAGGGAGGCCGAGTGGAAGCACATGGAGGAGAAAGTTGTTAAACGTGAACAGGCATTAGACAGGAAACTTGAGAAgcataaagagaaagaaaaagattttgatttaagACTGAAAGGCATAAATGGCAGAGAGAAAGTCTTGAAAAGCGAGGAGAAGGAATTGGAAACTGAGAAGAGAAAACTGCTTGAGGATAAGGAAATTATTCTTAGTCGTAAAGCTGAAGTCGAGAAGATAAGGGCTGAAAATGAAGTACAGCTATCAGAAATTCACAAAGAGAAGGAAGGGCTTAGAGTTACTGAGGAGGAGAGGTCTGAGTATCATCGTCTGCAAGCCGAATTAAAAGAGCAAATAGAAAAGTGCAGGTCTCAACAGGAGCTTCTTATTAAGGAGGCTGAGGATCTAAAGACCCAAAGGGAAAGTTTTgagaaagaatgggaagaactTGATGAGAGGAAAGCTAAGATTGAGAACGAACTAAAGAATATAACTGATCAGAAGGAAAAATTAGAGAGAGACAGTCACTTGGAAGAAGAAAGGCTTATAAAAGAAAAGCAGGCAGCTTATGAAAACATGCAAAGGGAGCTAGAAGCGCTTGAAGTAGCAAAAGCTTCATTTGCAGAGACTATGGAGCATGAGCGTTCAGTGCTCTCCAATAAAGCTGAGAGCGATAGAAGTCAATTGCTTCATGAGATTGAAATGCGTAAAAGGAAACTTGAGTCTGATATGCAGACTAAACTGgaagaaagggaaagagagCTGCAAGCAAAAGAGAAGCTATTTGAGGAAGAGAAGGAGCACGAATTGAACAATATTAACTACCTAAGAGACGTAGCCAGAAGAGAAATGGCGGACATGCAGAATGAAAGAGAcagaataaagaaagaaaagctagaAGTAGATGCTAGTAAAAATTATCTTGAAGAGCAGCAGACAGAAATCcggaaagatgttgatgacCTTGTTGCCTTGACCAAGAAACTGAAGGAACAGAGGGAGCAATTCATTAGTGAGAGAAGTCGTTTTCTTTCTTCCATGGAAAGTAACAGGAACTGCAATCCGTGCGGCGAACTTCTTTCTGAGCTCGTACTTCCTGAAATTGATAACGTGGAAATGCCTAATATGTCAAAACTGGCCAATATTCTTGATAACGAAGCACCAAGGCAGGAGGAGATTAGGGATATATCCCCAACTGCTGCTGGCTTAGGATTGCCAGTTGCTGGTGGGACGGTGTCATGGTTCCGGAAATGTACTTCAAAGATTCTTAAGCTGTCCCCAATAAAAATGGCAGAACCTTCTGTTACTTGGAATTTGGCTGATCAAGAGCCTCAACCTACGGACCAAGCTAACTTGAACAGTGGGCCATCAACTACGCCTCATGCAGCGGCCAACTATTCCTTTGATGTTGAAAAGTCTGAATCTGAAACTGGCACAAAAGAAGTTGAAGTCTCCAATGTAAACTCAGACGGTGATCAAAGCAACATCAACAGCAAGGCTCAAGAAGTTGCTGCAGATTCTTTTTCCAATCAAAATGTCGAGGGTCAATCACGCATGAGAGGGAAAGCGAAAGCCAGAACCAGAAGAACACGCTCTGTCAAAGATGTTGTAGGAGAAGCTAAAGCCATATATGGAGAATCTATAAACCTATGTGAACCCAATGTTTCAACAGAAAATGTTGACGACTCTGCTAAAGAAATTGATGGAAGCACGGGTGAACCTGGTCGTGCTGATAAAGCAACTTCAATGAACGGACGGAAACGTGGGCGTGTGGGTTCTTTGAGAACTTGTACTACTGAGCAGGATGGTAACGAGAGTGATGGAAAATCAGATAGTGTCACCGGAGGAGCACATCAGCGGAAGAGGCGGCAAAAGGTTGTATCAGAACAGCAAGGAGAAGTGGTGGGACAAAGATATAATCTCAGGCGACCTAGAAG GGTAACTGGAGAAACCACACTTAGTAAGAAGAACGAAGAGACTAGTGGAGTGCAACAAGACGAGGTGGTTTACTGTGCTCAAACAACCGCCACAGCATCATTAGACGTTGCTGTTAGTGACAATGGAGTAAGCACAAATGTGGTGCAG CATGAAGCCACAGCAGACTCTCAAGATACGGATGCTGGTTCGCCCAAAAAAACATGTGAGAGTGAGGCGATGAGCGAAGAAGATGTGAACAAAACACCCCAAAGGGTTGACTcggatggtgaagatgatgaatcaGATGCAGAACATCCCGGGAAAGTCTCCATTGGTAAGAAGCTTTGGACTTTCCTGACGACGTAG
- the LOC104750516 gene encoding protein CROWDED NUCLEI 1 isoform X3 has protein sequence MTTPLWQRWSTPTKARNPDSNGSRHGKGLDMVTPVSGRVSQIQFDDPRILPEKISELEKELFEYQHSMGLLLIEKKEWSSEYEKLQQDFEEASECLKRERNAHMVAIADVEKREEGLRKALGIEKQCSHDLEKALRELLSENAEIKFTADSKLTEANALVRSVEEKSLEVEAKLRAVDARLAEVSRKSSEVERKAKEVEARESSLQRERFSYIAEREAAEATLSKQREDLREWERKLQEGEERVAKSQMIVKQREDRANENDKIIKQKGKELEEAQKKIDAANLAVKKLEDDISLRIKDLALREQETDVLKKSIEKKARELQALQEKLEAREKMAVQQLIDEHQAKLDATQREFELEMEQKRKSVDDSLKSKVAEVEKREAEWKHMEEKVVKREQALDRKLEKHKEKEKDFDLRLKGINGREKVLKSEEKELETEKRKLLEDKEIILSRKAEVEKIRAENEVQLSEIHKEKEGLRVTEEERSEYHRLQAELKEQIEKCRSQQELLIKEAEDLKTQRESFEKEWEELDERKAKIENELKNITDQKEKLERDSHLEEERLIKEKQAAYENMQRELEALEVAKASFAETMEHERSVLSNKAESDRSQLLHEIEMRKRKLESDMQTKLEERERELQAKEKLFEEEKEHELNNINYLRDVARREMADMQNERDRIKKEKLEVDASKNYLEEQQTEIRKDVDDLVALTKKLKEQREQFISERSRFLSSMESNRNCNPCGELLSELVLPEIDNVEMPNMSKLANILDNEAPRQEEIRDISPTAAGLGLPVAGGTVSWFRKCTSKILKLSPIKMAEPSVTWNLADQEPQPTDQANLNSGPSTTPHAAANYSFDVEKSESETGTKEVEVSNVNSDGDQSNINSKAQEVAADSFSNQNVEGQSRMRGKAKARTRRTRSVKDVVGEAKAIYGESINLCEPNVSTENVDDSAKEIDGSTGEPGRADKATSMNGRKRGRVGSLRTCTTEQDGNESDGKSDSVTGGAHQRKRRQKVVSEQQGEVVGQRYNLRRPRRVTGETTLSKKNEETSGVQQDEVVYCAQTTATASLDVAVSDNGVSTNVVQHEATADSQDTDAGSPKKTCESEAMSEEDVNKTPQRVDSDGEDDESDAEHPGKVSIGKKLWTFLTT, from the exons ATGACCACGCCTTTGTGGCAACGTTGGTCTACACCAACGAAAGCTAGGAATCCAGATTCGAACGGGTCTAGGCACGGAAAGGGTTTAGACATGGTGACCCCTGTTTCGGGTCGGGTTAGTCAGATCCAATTCGATGATCCAAGAATTTTGCCTGAGAAGATTTCAGAGCTTGAAAAAGAG cttTTTGAATACCAACACAGTATGGGTCTTCTTctgattgagaaaaaggagtGGAGTTCGGAATATGAAAAGCTTCAACAGGATTTTGAAGAGGCTAGTGAGTGTCTTAAGCGGGAACGTAATGCCCATATGGTTGCTATAGCAGATGTTGAGAAGAGGGAAGAAGGGTTGAGGAAAGCTTTGGGGATTGAGAAGCAATGTTCACATGAT CTGGAGAAGGCTCTGCGGGAACTACTCTCTGAAAACGCAGAGATCAAATTTACAGCTGACTCAAAGTTGACTGAGGCAAATGCATTGGTAAGAAGTGTCGAAGAAAAATCTCTTGAAGTTGAGGCAAAGCTGCGTGCTGTTGATGCAAGACTTGCTGAAGTTAGTAGAAAGAGCTCAGAGGTGGAGAGGAAGGCAAAGGAAGTGGAAGCTCGAGAAAGTTCTCTTCAAAGGGAGCGATTTTCCTACATTGCTGA ACGAGAAGCTGCCGAGGCAACTTTGTCAAAGCAGAGGGAGGACTTGCGTGAATGGGAAAGAAAGTtgcaagaaggagaagaaagggtTGCTAAATCTCAAATGATAGTAAAACAGAGAGAGGATAGGGCAAATGAAAACGATAAGATTATCAAGCAAAAGGGAAAAGAACTAGAAGAGGCACAAAAGAAGATCGATGCTGCTAACCTTGCTGTGAAGAAATTAGAAGATGATATCAGCTTGAGGATAAAAGATCTTGCTTTAAGGGAGCAA GAAACTGATGTGTTGAAGAAATCCATAGAGAAAAAAGCGCGAGAGCTACAAGCTCTGCAAGAGAAACTGGAAGCCAGAGAAAAG ATGGCAGTTCAACAACTAATTGATGAACACCAAGCTAAGTTGGATGCAACACAGCGTGAGTTTGAGTTGGAAATGGAACAGAAAAGAAAATCTGTTGATGACAGCTTGAAGAGCAAGGTTGCAGAAGTGGAAAAGAGGGAGGCCGAGTGGAAGCACATGGAGGAGAAAGTTGTTAAACGTGAACAGGCATTAGACAGGAAACTTGAGAAgcataaagagaaagaaaaagattttgatttaagACTGAAAGGCATAAATGGCAGAGAGAAAGTCTTGAAAAGCGAGGAGAAGGAATTGGAAACTGAGAAGAGAAAACTGCTTGAGGATAAGGAAATTATTCTTAGTCGTAAAGCTGAAGTCGAGAAGATAAGGGCTGAAAATGAAGTACAGCTATCAGAAATTCACAAAGAGAAGGAAGGGCTTAGAGTTACTGAGGAGGAGAGGTCTGAGTATCATCGTCTGCAAGCCGAATTAAAAGAGCAAATAGAAAAGTGCAGGTCTCAACAGGAGCTTCTTATTAAGGAGGCTGAGGATCTAAAGACCCAAAGGGAAAGTTTTgagaaagaatgggaagaactTGATGAGAGGAAAGCTAAGATTGAGAACGAACTAAAGAATATAACTGATCAGAAGGAAAAATTAGAGAGAGACAGTCACTTGGAAGAAGAAAGGCTTATAAAAGAAAAGCAGGCAGCTTATGAAAACATGCAAAGGGAGCTAGAAGCGCTTGAAGTAGCAAAAGCTTCATTTGCAGAGACTATGGAGCATGAGCGTTCAGTGCTCTCCAATAAAGCTGAGAGCGATAGAAGTCAATTGCTTCATGAGATTGAAATGCGTAAAAGGAAACTTGAGTCTGATATGCAGACTAAACTGgaagaaagggaaagagagCTGCAAGCAAAAGAGAAGCTATTTGAGGAAGAGAAGGAGCACGAATTGAACAATATTAACTACCTAAGAGACGTAGCCAGAAGAGAAATGGCGGACATGCAGAATGAAAGAGAcagaataaagaaagaaaagctagaAGTAGATGCTAGTAAAAATTATCTTGAAGAGCAGCAGACAGAAATCcggaaagatgttgatgacCTTGTTGCCTTGACCAAGAAACTGAAGGAACAGAGGGAGCAATTCATTAGTGAGAGAAGTCGTTTTCTTTCTTCCATGGAAAGTAACAGGAACTGCAATCCGTGCGGCGAACTTCTTTCTGAGCTCGTACTTCCTGAAATTGATAACGTGGAAATGCCTAATATGTCAAAACTGGCCAATATTCTTGATAACGAAGCACCAAGGCAGGAGGAGATTAGGGATATATCCCCAACTGCTGCTGGCTTAGGATTGCCAGTTGCTGGTGGGACGGTGTCATGGTTCCGGAAATGTACTTCAAAGATTCTTAAGCTGTCCCCAATAAAAATGGCAGAACCTTCTGTTACTTGGAATTTGGCTGATCAAGAGCCTCAACCTACGGACCAAGCTAACTTGAACAGTGGGCCATCAACTACGCCTCATGCAGCGGCCAACTATTCCTTTGATGTTGAAAAGTCTGAATCTGAAACTGGCACAAAAGAAGTTGAAGTCTCCAATGTAAACTCAGACGGTGATCAAAGCAACATCAACAGCAAGGCTCAAGAAGTTGCTGCAGATTCTTTTTCCAATCAAAATGTCGAGGGTCAATCACGCATGAGAGGGAAAGCGAAAGCCAGAACCAGAAGAACACGCTCTGTCAAAGATGTTGTAGGAGAAGCTAAAGCCATATATGGAGAATCTATAAACCTATGTGAACCCAATGTTTCAACAGAAAATGTTGACGACTCTGCTAAAGAAATTGATGGAAGCACGGGTGAACCTGGTCGTGCTGATAAAGCAACTTCAATGAACGGACGGAAACGTGGGCGTGTGGGTTCTTTGAGAACTTGTACTACTGAGCAGGATGGTAACGAGAGTGATGGAAAATCAGATAGTGTCACCGGAGGAGCACATCAGCGGAAGAGGCGGCAAAAGGTTGTATCAGAACAGCAAGGAGAAGTGGTGGGACAAAGATATAATCTCAGGCGACCTAGAAG GGTAACTGGAGAAACCACACTTAGTAAGAAGAACGAAGAGACTAGTGGAGTGCAACAAGACGAGGTGGTTTACTGTGCTCAAACAACCGCCACAGCATCATTAGACGTTGCTGTTAGTGACAATGGAGTAAGCACAAATGTGGTGCAG CATGAAGCCACAGCAGACTCTCAAGATACGGATGCTGGTTCGCCCAAAAAAACATGTGAGAGTGAGGCGATGAGCGAAGAAGATGTGAACAAAACACCCCAAAGGGTTGACTcggatggtgaagatgatgaatcaGATGCAGAACATCCCGGGAAAGTCTCCATTGGTAAGAAGCTTTGGACTTTCCTGACGACGTAG
- the LOC104750516 gene encoding protein CROWDED NUCLEI 1 isoform X1 — MTTPLWQRWSTPTKARNPDSNGSRHGKGLDMVTPVSGRVSQIQFDDPRILPEKISELEKELFEYQHSMGLLLIEKKEWSSEYEKLQQDFEEASECLKRERNAHMVAIADVEKREEGLRKALGIEKQCSHDLEKALRELLSENAEIKFTADSKLTEANALVRSVEEKSLEVEAKLRAVDARLAEVSRKSSEVERKAKEVEARESSLQRERFSYIAEREAAEATLSKQREDLREWERKLQEGEERVAKSQMIVKQREDRANENDKIIKQKGKELEEAQKKIDAANLAVKKLEDDISLRIKDLALREQETDVLKKSIEKKARELQALQEKLEAREKMAVQQLIDEHQAKLDATQREFELEMEQKRKSVDDSLKSKVAEVEKREAEWKHMEEKVVKREQALDRKLEKHKEKEKDFDLRLKGINGREKVLKSEEKELETEKRKLLEDKEIILSRKAEVEKIRAENEVQLSEIHKEKEGLRVTEEERSEYHRLQAELKEQIEKCRSQQELLIKEAEDLKTQRESFEKEWEELDERKAKIENELKNITDQKEKLERDSHLEEERLIKEKQAAYENMQRELEALEVAKASFAETMEHERSVLSNKAESDRSQLLHEIEMRKRKLESDMQTKLEERERELQAKEKLFEEEKEHELNNINYLRDVARREMADMQNERDRIKKEKLEVDASKNYLEEQQTEIRKDVDDLVALTKKLKEQREQFISERSRFLSSMESNRNCNPCGELLSELVLPEIDNVEMPNMSKLANILDNEAPRQEEIRDISPTAAGLGLPVAGGTVSWFRKCTSKILKLSPIKMAEPSVTWNLADQEPQPTDQANLNSGPSTTPHAAANYSFDVEKSESETGTKEVEVSNVNSDGDQSNINSKAQEVAADSFSNQNVEGQSRMRGKAKARTRRTRSVKDVVGEAKAIYGESINLCEPNVSTENVDDSAKEIDGSTGEPGRADKATSMNGRKRGRVGSLRTCTTEQDGNESDGKSDSVTGGAHQRKRRQKVVSEQQGEVVGQRYNLRRPRRVTGETTLSKKNEETSGVQQDEVVYCAQTTATASLDVAVSDNGVSTNVVQHEATADSQDTDAGSPKKTCESEAMSEEDVNKTPQRVDSDGEDDESDAEHPGKVSIGKKLWTFLTT, encoded by the exons ATGACCACGCCTTTGTGGCAACGTTGGTCTACACCAACGAAAGCTAGGAATCCAGATTCGAACGGGTCTAGGCACGGAAAGGGTTTAGACATGGTGACCCCTGTTTCGGGTCGGGTTAGTCAGATCCAATTCGATGATCCAAGAATTTTGCCTGAGAAGATTTCAGAGCTTGAAAAAGAG cttTTTGAATACCAACACAGTATGGGTCTTCTTctgattgagaaaaaggagtGGAGTTCGGAATATGAAAAGCTTCAACAGGATTTTGAAGAGGCTAGTGAGTGTCTTAAGCGGGAACGTAATGCCCATATGGTTGCTATAGCAGATGTTGAGAAGAGGGAAGAAGGGTTGAGGAAAGCTTTGGGGATTGAGAAGCAATGTTCACATGAT CTGGAGAAGGCTCTGCGGGAACTACTCTCTGAAAACGCAGAGATCAAATTTACAGCTGACTCAAAGTTGACTGAGGCAAATGCATTGGTAAGAAGTGTCGAAGAAAAATCTCTTGAAGTTGAGGCAAAGCTGCGTGCTGTTGATGCAAGACTTGCTGAAGTTAGTAGAAAGAGCTCAGAGGTGGAGAGGAAG GCAAAGGAAGTGGAAGCTCGAGAAAGTTCTCTTCAAAGGGAGCGATTTTCCTACATTGCTGA ACGAGAAGCTGCCGAGGCAACTTTGTCAAAGCAGAGGGAGGACTTGCGTGAATGGGAAAGAAAGTtgcaagaaggagaagaaagggtTGCTAAATCTCAAATGATAGTAAAACAGAGAGAGGATAGGGCAAATGAAAACGATAAGATTATCAAGCAAAAGGGAAAAGAACTAGAAGAGGCACAAAAGAAGATCGATGCTGCTAACCTTGCTGTGAAGAAATTAGAAGATGATATCAGCTTGAGGATAAAAGATCTTGCTTTAAGGGAGCAA GAAACTGATGTGTTGAAGAAATCCATAGAGAAAAAAGCGCGAGAGCTACAAGCTCTGCAAGAGAAACTGGAAGCCAGAGAAAAG ATGGCAGTTCAACAACTAATTGATGAACACCAAGCTAAGTTGGATGCAACACAGCGTGAGTTTGAGTTGGAAATGGAACAGAAAAGAAAATCTGTTGATGACAGCTTGAAGAGCAAGGTTGCAGAAGTGGAAAAGAGGGAGGCCGAGTGGAAGCACATGGAGGAGAAAGTTGTTAAACGTGAACAGGCATTAGACAGGAAACTTGAGAAgcataaagagaaagaaaaagattttgatttaagACTGAAAGGCATAAATGGCAGAGAGAAAGTCTTGAAAAGCGAGGAGAAGGAATTGGAAACTGAGAAGAGAAAACTGCTTGAGGATAAGGAAATTATTCTTAGTCGTAAAGCTGAAGTCGAGAAGATAAGGGCTGAAAATGAAGTACAGCTATCAGAAATTCACAAAGAGAAGGAAGGGCTTAGAGTTACTGAGGAGGAGAGGTCTGAGTATCATCGTCTGCAAGCCGAATTAAAAGAGCAAATAGAAAAGTGCAGGTCTCAACAGGAGCTTCTTATTAAGGAGGCTGAGGATCTAAAGACCCAAAGGGAAAGTTTTgagaaagaatgggaagaactTGATGAGAGGAAAGCTAAGATTGAGAACGAACTAAAGAATATAACTGATCAGAAGGAAAAATTAGAGAGAGACAGTCACTTGGAAGAAGAAAGGCTTATAAAAGAAAAGCAGGCAGCTTATGAAAACATGCAAAGGGAGCTAGAAGCGCTTGAAGTAGCAAAAGCTTCATTTGCAGAGACTATGGAGCATGAGCGTTCAGTGCTCTCCAATAAAGCTGAGAGCGATAGAAGTCAATTGCTTCATGAGATTGAAATGCGTAAAAGGAAACTTGAGTCTGATATGCAGACTAAACTGgaagaaagggaaagagagCTGCAAGCAAAAGAGAAGCTATTTGAGGAAGAGAAGGAGCACGAATTGAACAATATTAACTACCTAAGAGACGTAGCCAGAAGAGAAATGGCGGACATGCAGAATGAAAGAGAcagaataaagaaagaaaagctagaAGTAGATGCTAGTAAAAATTATCTTGAAGAGCAGCAGACAGAAATCcggaaagatgttgatgacCTTGTTGCCTTGACCAAGAAACTGAAGGAACAGAGGGAGCAATTCATTAGTGAGAGAAGTCGTTTTCTTTCTTCCATGGAAAGTAACAGGAACTGCAATCCGTGCGGCGAACTTCTTTCTGAGCTCGTACTTCCTGAAATTGATAACGTGGAAATGCCTAATATGTCAAAACTGGCCAATATTCTTGATAACGAAGCACCAAGGCAGGAGGAGATTAGGGATATATCCCCAACTGCTGCTGGCTTAGGATTGCCAGTTGCTGGTGGGACGGTGTCATGGTTCCGGAAATGTACTTCAAAGATTCTTAAGCTGTCCCCAATAAAAATGGCAGAACCTTCTGTTACTTGGAATTTGGCTGATCAAGAGCCTCAACCTACGGACCAAGCTAACTTGAACAGTGGGCCATCAACTACGCCTCATGCAGCGGCCAACTATTCCTTTGATGTTGAAAAGTCTGAATCTGAAACTGGCACAAAAGAAGTTGAAGTCTCCAATGTAAACTCAGACGGTGATCAAAGCAACATCAACAGCAAGGCTCAAGAAGTTGCTGCAGATTCTTTTTCCAATCAAAATGTCGAGGGTCAATCACGCATGAGAGGGAAAGCGAAAGCCAGAACCAGAAGAACACGCTCTGTCAAAGATGTTGTAGGAGAAGCTAAAGCCATATATGGAGAATCTATAAACCTATGTGAACCCAATGTTTCAACAGAAAATGTTGACGACTCTGCTAAAGAAATTGATGGAAGCACGGGTGAACCTGGTCGTGCTGATAAAGCAACTTCAATGAACGGACGGAAACGTGGGCGTGTGGGTTCTTTGAGAACTTGTACTACTGAGCAGGATGGTAACGAGAGTGATGGAAAATCAGATAGTGTCACCGGAGGAGCACATCAGCGGAAGAGGCGGCAAAAGGTTGTATCAGAACAGCAAGGAGAAGTGGTGGGACAAAGATATAATCTCAGGCGACCTAGAAG GGTAACTGGAGAAACCACACTTAGTAAGAAGAACGAAGAGACTAGTGGAGTGCAACAAGACGAGGTGGTTTACTGTGCTCAAACAACCGCCACAGCATCATTAGACGTTGCTGTTAGTGACAATGGAGTAAGCACAAATGTGGTGCAG CATGAAGCCACAGCAGACTCTCAAGATACGGATGCTGGTTCGCCCAAAAAAACATGTGAGAGTGAGGCGATGAGCGAAGAAGATGTGAACAAAACACCCCAAAGGGTTGACTcggatggtgaagatgatgaatcaGATGCAGAACATCCCGGGAAAGTCTCCATTGGTAAGAAGCTTTGGACTTTCCTGACGACGTAG